A section of the Bacillus pumilus genome encodes:
- a CDS encoding aldo/keto reductase, which translates to MKKVTLGRTNLQVNPIGLGTNAVGGHNLFPNLSEDAGRELVETALDQGVNFLDSAFIYGLGRSEELIGEIIAKRGGRENLVLATKGAHKEVNGQIELDNSRDFLREQVENSLKRLKTDYIDLYYMHFPDGRTPLEEVAGTLKELKDEGKIRAIGASNLDFEQLQAFNRDGYLDVLQSEYSLLKREAEKDLLPYCVEHRISFIPYFPLASGLLTGKFTKDATFDDIRAKDPLFQGEAFLQNLEKVDKLKAIAQSKNAETAHVALAWLLAQDGIDAIIPGAKRAEQVQQNLKTNDVQLTKEEINQIDQIFS; encoded by the coding sequence TTGAAAAAGGTAACGCTTGGACGAACTAATTTACAGGTGAATCCGATAGGGCTTGGTACGAATGCGGTGGGTGGACATAATTTGTTCCCGAACCTGAGTGAAGATGCCGGACGAGAGCTTGTGGAGACAGCTCTTGATCAAGGTGTCAATTTCTTAGATTCTGCTTTTATTTATGGGCTGGGCCGTTCAGAGGAATTGATTGGTGAGATTATTGCCAAAAGAGGCGGTAGAGAAAACCTTGTCCTTGCGACAAAAGGGGCTCATAAAGAAGTAAACGGACAAATTGAATTGGATAACAGCCGAGACTTTTTAAGAGAGCAGGTCGAAAATAGCCTGAAACGACTGAAAACAGATTATATTGATTTATACTATATGCATTTCCCGGACGGCCGGACGCCGCTGGAAGAAGTAGCAGGCACATTAAAGGAATTGAAGGATGAAGGGAAAATCAGGGCGATTGGTGCATCTAACCTTGATTTTGAACAGCTTCAAGCCTTTAATCGAGATGGCTACTTAGATGTGCTTCAGTCGGAATATTCTTTGCTGAAACGTGAGGCAGAAAAGGATCTTCTCCCTTACTGCGTCGAGCATCGTATTTCCTTTATTCCTTATTTCCCGTTGGCGTCAGGTTTGTTGACTGGTAAATTTACGAAGGATGCGACATTTGATGATATTCGAGCAAAAGATCCGCTTTTCCAAGGTGAGGCGTTCCTTCAAAATCTCGAAAAAGTAGACAAGCTAAAGGCAATTGCACAATCTAAGAACGCTGAAACGGCACACGTCGCACTCGCTTGGCTTCTAGCACAGGACGGCATCGACGCCATTATTCCAGGTGCAAAACGAGCTGAGCAAGTTCAGCAAAACCTCAAAACAAACGACGTTCAATTAACAAAAGAAGAAATCAATCAAATTGACCAGATTTTCTCTTAA
- a CDS encoding sensor histidine kinase, which yields MNAFYLGFRIFALIWLGLAFHAVAEAFLPQSSGVLWLLTFCVIGLYTFFIYKRFLPHVSGYVMLGAFVLFTCAGLSLFLTQGNGWSSLLVFVIIMTADILSLKMMQTERRLNGRLQELINAESRTNELLLELRSKHHETARHLNAFSASNEEHEIKDLIQQYVKHFPWMKGENAYLASTLHSFFQRAEKEDIALSLDLQAPFSSLPFSKADQVSFTGNLLDNALDAAIEAKQAGKEGSISIATSIRSGLFLIHCENSTKGMEKHVLDHLFKNFGRSTKGGDHQGMGTYIIHQLVKKADGTLDFTYRSPYLRLVIKIPLTT from the coding sequence GTGAACGCTTTCTATCTTGGATTCCGCATATTTGCTCTCATATGGCTAGGTCTTGCGTTTCATGCAGTAGCTGAAGCTTTTCTGCCTCAATCATCAGGAGTGCTGTGGCTCCTCACTTTTTGTGTGATTGGTCTTTATACATTTTTCATATACAAAAGGTTTTTGCCTCATGTAAGTGGTTATGTAATGTTGGGTGCTTTTGTGCTCTTTACCTGTGCAGGTCTTTCCCTTTTTCTGACGCAAGGAAATGGATGGAGCTCTCTTTTGGTTTTTGTGATCATCATGACAGCAGATATCCTTTCATTGAAGATGATGCAAACGGAGAGACGATTAAATGGGCGGCTTCAAGAGCTGATCAACGCAGAATCAAGAACCAATGAATTGTTGCTTGAGCTGCGCAGTAAACATCATGAAACAGCTAGACATTTAAATGCCTTTTCCGCGTCGAACGAAGAGCATGAAATCAAGGATTTGATTCAGCAATACGTCAAACATTTCCCTTGGATGAAAGGAGAAAATGCCTATTTGGCCTCAACTCTGCATTCCTTTTTTCAACGGGCTGAAAAAGAGGACATTGCCCTTTCTCTAGACCTTCAAGCACCTTTTTCATCGCTTCCTTTTTCTAAGGCGGATCAGGTTAGTTTTACTGGAAACTTGCTTGATAATGCTCTAGACGCAGCGATTGAAGCGAAGCAAGCAGGGAAAGAGGGCAGCATCTCGATTGCGACCTCTATTCGAAGCGGGCTCTTTTTAATCCATTGTGAAAACAGCACAAAAGGAATGGAAAAACACGTGTTAGACCATTTGTTCAAAAACTTTGGACGCTCGACAAAAGGCGGCGATCATCAAGGAATGGGGACGTATATCATTCATCAGCTTGTTAAAAAGGCAGACGGTACTCTTGATTTCACTTACCGTTCTCCATATTTGCGACTTGTCATCAAAATCCCCCTCACGACATAA
- a CDS encoding LytR/AlgR family response regulator transcription factor, with translation MIKVGLVDDYRVDLEKLHAIVGRMEAVEIVFVTQSAEDAYEKVKKGDIDLLFADIEMPGMSGYELADLIHSHALNVDVVFVTGNSGYAVHAFDLNVHDYIMKPYQADRIAKSLERYMSTKQEKSIHGRLLIKQQSDIHVLQKKDVIFVERTGRSTTIVTTTGDIQTYQTLNELKGDLAEKDFIRSHRSFIINIHYIKNFSAYAKNSFIVSFEGTDKKAMMTKQQLEYFKKYYF, from the coding sequence ATGATAAAAGTAGGTCTCGTTGACGATTACCGAGTAGATTTAGAAAAGCTGCATGCCATTGTAGGCAGAATGGAGGCTGTGGAGATTGTCTTTGTCACGCAGTCAGCAGAGGATGCATACGAGAAGGTCAAAAAAGGAGATATTGATCTGTTGTTCGCAGACATTGAAATGCCTGGAATGTCCGGTTATGAATTAGCGGATCTCATTCACTCTCATGCACTGAATGTCGATGTTGTCTTTGTGACAGGAAACAGCGGATATGCGGTCCATGCGTTTGATTTAAATGTTCATGATTATATTATGAAGCCCTACCAAGCTGATCGAATTGCCAAATCCTTAGAGCGCTACATGTCCACCAAGCAGGAGAAAAGCATACATGGACGGCTTCTCATTAAGCAGCAGTCAGATATTCACGTGCTGCAAAAGAAAGATGTCATTTTTGTTGAGCGAACAGGCCGGTCAACCACCATTGTCACAACAACAGGAGATATCCAGACATATCAGACACTAAACGAGTTAAAGGGCGATCTAGCTGAAAAAGATTTTATCCGCTCTCACCGATCGTTTATCATCAATATACATTACATTAAGAACTTCTCGGCGTATGCCAAAAATTCATTTATCGTGTCTTTTGAAGGTACTGATAAAAAAGCCATGATGACAAAGCAGCAATTAGAATACTTTAAGAAATATTATTTTTAA
- a CDS encoding ATP-binding cassette domain-containing protein, whose translation MITLSDCSCWFKDKKKVVKAMKHMTFSVKEGEVVGILGENGAGKTTLLRAVATLLEPTHGSITVAGFDTVKESTEVKKRIGVLFGGETGLYDRLTARENLEYFGKLYGLDQHEIKARIEDLAKRFGMRQYMDRKVKGFSRGMKQKVAIARTLIHDPDIILFDEPTTGLDITSSNIFRDFIHQLKQQNKTILFSSHIMEEVSQLCDSVMMIHQGELVYKGTLPELYTQEQSDDLNYIFMSKLARGIS comes from the coding sequence ATGATTACTCTCAGCGATTGCAGTTGCTGGTTTAAAGATAAGAAAAAGGTCGTAAAAGCGATGAAGCATATGACATTCTCCGTGAAGGAAGGGGAAGTCGTTGGCATCCTAGGAGAAAATGGAGCAGGGAAAACCACCTTATTACGCGCCGTTGCCACATTATTAGAACCTACGCACGGATCAATCACTGTCGCAGGCTTTGATACAGTGAAAGAGTCAACAGAAGTGAAAAAGCGAATTGGTGTCTTGTTTGGCGGTGAGACGGGGCTTTACGATCGGTTGACGGCACGAGAAAACCTTGAATACTTTGGCAAATTGTATGGCTTAGATCAGCATGAAATCAAAGCAAGAATAGAGGATTTGGCAAAGCGTTTTGGGATGAGACAATACATGGATCGCAAGGTGAAAGGATTCTCAAGAGGAATGAAACAAAAAGTGGCGATTGCCAGAACCTTGATTCATGATCCTGACATTATTTTATTTGATGAGCCGACAACAGGCTTGGATATCACATCAAGTAATATTTTCAGAGACTTTATTCATCAACTCAAACAGCAAAATAAAACCATCCTTTTTTCAAGCCACATCATGGAAGAAGTCAGCCAGCTTTGTGACAGTGTGATGATGATTCATCAAGGAGAGCTTGTATATAAAGGGACACTTCCAGAATTATATACACAGGAACAAAGTGATGACTTGAACTATATCTTTATGTCGAAGCTCGCTAGGGGGATTTCATAA
- a CDS encoding ABC transporter permease — MWKTVFKKEMTDALRDRKTLLLTVLIPLLTMLGLVFFYESMIADPGDKAYTVAINEQLPAEMNQMIKEVKNLNLETFDDPQQAVKDGEANAYLEMPKEAGDMLQHQKPFAIKIHGYTTDDNSVITVQMLQSLLEQYQNQVVEKRLAADQIDTSVIHPFEVQSVDVEEGDEGENGVTAMLLSILLPMILVTSVISGALPAALDIVAGEKDRKSIEALFLTPASRLQILIGKWLAVSMFGILSGIVAIGMLLLSTLLFTEKLKQALNFGDQMWSIIAVMFAALIIFSFMVSMIELLLSVVSSSVKEAQSYMSMIITLGVIPMFFTMRAGATQLDTYYFAVPFLNIHALCKQLMFGIIDPMAVTLTLGSSALAVVILFVIVRSLFMKEKWMLAK; from the coding sequence ATGTGGAAAACCGTATTTAAAAAAGAAATGACAGATGCGCTGAGGGATCGAAAAACGTTGCTCTTAACCGTGCTGATTCCTCTTTTGACGATGCTTGGACTGGTGTTCTTTTATGAAAGCATGATTGCAGATCCAGGGGATAAAGCCTATACAGTTGCCATCAATGAACAGCTTCCAGCCGAAATGAACCAAATGATCAAAGAGGTCAAAAACCTAAACCTTGAAACATTTGATGATCCGCAGCAAGCCGTCAAGGATGGGGAGGCAAATGCTTACCTAGAAATGCCGAAAGAAGCAGGTGATATGCTTCAGCATCAAAAGCCATTCGCCATTAAAATTCATGGTTATACGACAGATGATAATTCGGTGATCACGGTTCAAATGCTGCAATCATTGCTGGAACAATATCAAAACCAAGTAGTCGAGAAGCGTTTAGCAGCGGATCAAATCGATACGTCCGTTATTCATCCGTTTGAAGTGCAGTCCGTTGATGTAGAAGAAGGTGATGAAGGGGAAAACGGAGTGACCGCTATGCTGTTGTCGATTCTCCTTCCAATGATTTTGGTGACCTCCGTCATCTCAGGTGCTTTGCCAGCTGCGCTTGATATTGTAGCGGGTGAAAAAGACCGAAAATCCATTGAAGCGTTGTTCCTGACGCCTGCAAGCAGACTCCAAATTCTCATCGGAAAATGGCTGGCTGTCTCCATGTTCGGGATTTTAAGTGGAATTGTAGCGATCGGCATGCTGCTTTTATCCACACTGCTCTTTACAGAAAAGCTAAAACAAGCACTGAACTTTGGTGATCAAATGTGGAGCATTATCGCCGTCATGTTTGCGGCGCTCATCATCTTCTCCTTCATGGTATCGATGATTGAACTGCTACTCAGTGTCGTTTCAAGCTCAGTAAAAGAAGCACAATCGTACATGTCCATGATCATTACATTAGGTGTGATCCCAATGTTCTTTACCATGAGAGCAGGTGCTACGCAGCTAGATACGTATTACTTTGCGGTCCCATTCCTTAATATTCACGCGCTTTGTAAGCAATTGATGTTTGGCATCATCGATCCGATGGCCGTCACTCTAACACTCGGCTCCTCAGCTCTCGCAGTCGTCATCTTGTTTGTCATCGTGAGAAGCTTGTTTATGAAAGAAAAGTGGATGCTTGCAAAATAA